One window of Acipenser ruthenus chromosome 45, fAciRut3.2 maternal haplotype, whole genome shotgun sequence genomic DNA carries:
- the LOC117401108 gene encoding RISC-loading complex subunit tarbp2 isoform X3 — translation MLALNPGKTPISLLQEYGTRIGKTPVYDLLKAEGQAHQPNFTFRVTVGDINCTGQGPSKKAAKHKAAEASLKLLKGGNMLEELVDGVSSQLETKTSSTGQQAECNPVGALQLLCCLSSQELVVQKGWRLPEYTVTQESGPAHRKEFTMTCRVERFVEIGSGTSKKLAKRNAAAKMLARIHDVPVDQRNGNEAEPEDDQFSINLSTKPESGKWKSSGCTWDSLRNSAGERILHLRSNPLGMPNCSSCSLLSELSEEQRFDISYLDIEERSLSGLCQCLVELSTQPVTVCYGFAPTKDAARAGAAHNALQYLKIMAGGK, via the exons ATGCTGGCTCTGAACCCTGGCAAGACCCCCATCAGTTTGCTGCAGGAGTATGGAACGAGGATAGGGAAGACCCCCGTCTACGATCTGCTGAAAGCTGAGGGACAAGCCCACCAGCCCAACTTCACGTTCCGTGTGACTGTGGGCGACATTAACTGCACAG GTCAAGGGCCGAGCAAAAAGGCAGCGAAACACAAAGCGGCCGAGGCTTCTCTCAAGCTGCTGAAAGGAGGCAACATGCTGGAAGAGCTGGTCGACGGGGTCAG CTCACAGCTAGAAACAAAAACATCCAGCACGGGACAGCAAGCAGAATGCAATCCAGTGGGAGCTTTGCAG CTCCTCTGCTGTCTCTCCTCCCAGGAGCTGGTGGTACAGAAGGGCTGGCGGCTGCCGGAGTACACTGTCACTCAGGAGTCTGGCCCCGCCCACAGGAAGGAGTTCACCATGACCTGCCGGGTCGAGCGGTTCGTCGAGATCG GCAGCGGCACCTCCAAGAAGCTGGCGAAGCGCAACGCGGCGGCCAAGATGTTGGCGAGGATTCACGATGTGCCCGTGGACCAGCGCAATGGCAACGAGGCAGAGCCCGAGGACGACCAGTTCTCCATC AACCTGAGCACCAAGCCGGAGAGCGGGAAGTGGAAGAGCTCGGGCTGCACCTGGGACTCCCTGCGGAACTCCGCTGGGGAGCGGATCCTGCACCTCAGATCCAACCCCCTGGGGATGCCCAACTGCAGCTCCTGCTCCCTCCTGAGCGAGCTGTCGGAGGAGCAGAGATTCGACATCAGCTACCTGGACATCG AGGAGCGGAGTCTGAGTGGGTTGTGCCAGTGTCTGGTTGAGTTGTCCACTCAGCCCGTGACGGTGTGCTACGGGTTCGCCCCCACGAAGGACGCAGCCCGGGCCGGCGCCGCTCACAACGCCCTGCAGTACCTCAAAATCATGGCAGGGGGCAAGTGA
- the LOC117401108 gene encoding RISC-loading complex subunit tarbp2 isoform X1, whose protein sequence is MSEEKTPPNSKTNPGSPSIEQMLALNPGKTPISLLQEYGTRIGKTPVYDLLKAEGQAHQPNFTFRVTVGDINCTGQGPSKKAAKHKAAEASLKLLKGGNMLEELVDGVSSQLETKTSSTGQQAECNPVGALQLLCCLSSQELVVQKGWRLPEYTVTQESGPAHRKEFTMTCRVERFVEIGSGTSKKLAKRNAAAKMLARIHDVPVDQRNGNEAEPEDDQFSINLSTKPESGKWKSSGCTWDSLRNSAGERILHLRSNPLGMPNCSSCSLLSELSEEQRFDISYLDIEERSLSGLCQCLVELSTQPVTVCYGFAPTKDAARAGAAHNALQYLKIMAGGK, encoded by the exons ATGAGCGAAGAGAAAACGCCCCCAAACAGCAAGACGAACCCCGGGAGCCCCAG TATTGAGCAAATGCTGGCTCTGAACCCTGGCAAGACCCCCATCAGTTTGCTGCAGGAGTATGGAACGAGGATAGGGAAGACCCCCGTCTACGATCTGCTGAAAGCTGAGGGACAAGCCCACCAGCCCAACTTCACGTTCCGTGTGACTGTGGGCGACATTAACTGCACAG GTCAAGGGCCGAGCAAAAAGGCAGCGAAACACAAAGCGGCCGAGGCTTCTCTCAAGCTGCTGAAAGGAGGCAACATGCTGGAAGAGCTGGTCGACGGGGTCAG CTCACAGCTAGAAACAAAAACATCCAGCACGGGACAGCAAGCAGAATGCAATCCAGTGGGAGCTTTGCAG CTCCTCTGCTGTCTCTCCTCCCAGGAGCTGGTGGTACAGAAGGGCTGGCGGCTGCCGGAGTACACTGTCACTCAGGAGTCTGGCCCCGCCCACAGGAAGGAGTTCACCATGACCTGCCGGGTCGAGCGGTTCGTCGAGATCG GCAGCGGCACCTCCAAGAAGCTGGCGAAGCGCAACGCGGCGGCCAAGATGTTGGCGAGGATTCACGATGTGCCCGTGGACCAGCGCAATGGCAACGAGGCAGAGCCCGAGGACGACCAGTTCTCCATC AACCTGAGCACCAAGCCGGAGAGCGGGAAGTGGAAGAGCTCGGGCTGCACCTGGGACTCCCTGCGGAACTCCGCTGGGGAGCGGATCCTGCACCTCAGATCCAACCCCCTGGGGATGCCCAACTGCAGCTCCTGCTCCCTCCTGAGCGAGCTGTCGGAGGAGCAGAGATTCGACATCAGCTACCTGGACATCG AGGAGCGGAGTCTGAGTGGGTTGTGCCAGTGTCTGGTTGAGTTGTCCACTCAGCCCGTGACGGTGTGCTACGGGTTCGCCCCCACGAAGGACGCAGCCCGGGCCGGCGCCGCTCACAACGCCCTGCAGTACCTCAAAATCATGGCAGGGGGCAAGTGA
- the LOC117401108 gene encoding RISC-loading complex subunit tarbp2 isoform X2 → MSEEKTPPNSKTNPGSPSIEQMLALNPGKTPISLLQEYGTRIGKTPVYDLLKAEGQAHQPNFTFRVTVGDINCTGQGPSKKAAKHKAAEASLKLLKGGNMLEELVDGVSSQLETKTSSTGQQAECNPVGALQELVVQKGWRLPEYTVTQESGPAHRKEFTMTCRVERFVEIGSGTSKKLAKRNAAAKMLARIHDVPVDQRNGNEAEPEDDQFSINLSTKPESGKWKSSGCTWDSLRNSAGERILHLRSNPLGMPNCSSCSLLSELSEEQRFDISYLDIEERSLSGLCQCLVELSTQPVTVCYGFAPTKDAARAGAAHNALQYLKIMAGGK, encoded by the exons ATGAGCGAAGAGAAAACGCCCCCAAACAGCAAGACGAACCCCGGGAGCCCCAG TATTGAGCAAATGCTGGCTCTGAACCCTGGCAAGACCCCCATCAGTTTGCTGCAGGAGTATGGAACGAGGATAGGGAAGACCCCCGTCTACGATCTGCTGAAAGCTGAGGGACAAGCCCACCAGCCCAACTTCACGTTCCGTGTGACTGTGGGCGACATTAACTGCACAG GTCAAGGGCCGAGCAAAAAGGCAGCGAAACACAAAGCGGCCGAGGCTTCTCTCAAGCTGCTGAAAGGAGGCAACATGCTGGAAGAGCTGGTCGACGGGGTCAG CTCACAGCTAGAAACAAAAACATCCAGCACGGGACAGCAAGCAGAATGCAATCCAGTGGGAGCTTTGCAG GAGCTGGTGGTACAGAAGGGCTGGCGGCTGCCGGAGTACACTGTCACTCAGGAGTCTGGCCCCGCCCACAGGAAGGAGTTCACCATGACCTGCCGGGTCGAGCGGTTCGTCGAGATCG GCAGCGGCACCTCCAAGAAGCTGGCGAAGCGCAACGCGGCGGCCAAGATGTTGGCGAGGATTCACGATGTGCCCGTGGACCAGCGCAATGGCAACGAGGCAGAGCCCGAGGACGACCAGTTCTCCATC AACCTGAGCACCAAGCCGGAGAGCGGGAAGTGGAAGAGCTCGGGCTGCACCTGGGACTCCCTGCGGAACTCCGCTGGGGAGCGGATCCTGCACCTCAGATCCAACCCCCTGGGGATGCCCAACTGCAGCTCCTGCTCCCTCCTGAGCGAGCTGTCGGAGGAGCAGAGATTCGACATCAGCTACCTGGACATCG AGGAGCGGAGTCTGAGTGGGTTGTGCCAGTGTCTGGTTGAGTTGTCCACTCAGCCCGTGACGGTGTGCTACGGGTTCGCCCCCACGAAGGACGCAGCCCGGGCCGGCGCCGCTCACAACGCCCTGCAGTACCTCAAAATCATGGCAGGGGGCAAGTGA
- the LOC117401108 gene encoding RISC-loading complex subunit tarbp2 isoform X4 has translation MSEEKTPPNSKTNPGSPSIEQMLALNPGKTPISLLQEYGTRIGKTPVYDLLKAEGQAHQPNFTFRVTVGDINCTGQGPSKKAAKHKAAEASLKLLKGGNMLEELVDGVSSQLETKTSSTGQQAECNPVGALQLLCCLSSQELVVQKGWRLPEYTVTQESGPAHRKEFTMTCRVERFVEIGSGTSKKLAKRNAAAKMLARIHDVPVDQRNGNEAEPEDDQFSINLSTKPESGKWKSSGCTWDSLRNSAGERILHLRSNPLGMPNCSSCSLLSELSEEQRFDISYLDIERKRFPPHSCSGDLKV, from the exons ATGAGCGAAGAGAAAACGCCCCCAAACAGCAAGACGAACCCCGGGAGCCCCAG TATTGAGCAAATGCTGGCTCTGAACCCTGGCAAGACCCCCATCAGTTTGCTGCAGGAGTATGGAACGAGGATAGGGAAGACCCCCGTCTACGATCTGCTGAAAGCTGAGGGACAAGCCCACCAGCCCAACTTCACGTTCCGTGTGACTGTGGGCGACATTAACTGCACAG GTCAAGGGCCGAGCAAAAAGGCAGCGAAACACAAAGCGGCCGAGGCTTCTCTCAAGCTGCTGAAAGGAGGCAACATGCTGGAAGAGCTGGTCGACGGGGTCAG CTCACAGCTAGAAACAAAAACATCCAGCACGGGACAGCAAGCAGAATGCAATCCAGTGGGAGCTTTGCAG CTCCTCTGCTGTCTCTCCTCCCAGGAGCTGGTGGTACAGAAGGGCTGGCGGCTGCCGGAGTACACTGTCACTCAGGAGTCTGGCCCCGCCCACAGGAAGGAGTTCACCATGACCTGCCGGGTCGAGCGGTTCGTCGAGATCG GCAGCGGCACCTCCAAGAAGCTGGCGAAGCGCAACGCGGCGGCCAAGATGTTGGCGAGGATTCACGATGTGCCCGTGGACCAGCGCAATGGCAACGAGGCAGAGCCCGAGGACGACCAGTTCTCCATC AACCTGAGCACCAAGCCGGAGAGCGGGAAGTGGAAGAGCTCGGGCTGCACCTGGGACTCCCTGCGGAACTCCGCTGGGGAGCGGATCCTGCACCTCAGATCCAACCCCCTGGGGATGCCCAACTGCAGCTCCTGCTCCCTCCTGAGCGAGCTGTCGGAGGAGCAGAGATTCGACATCAGCTACCTGGACATCG aaaGGAAGCGATTCCCCCcacacagctgctcaggagacctgaaggtttaG
- the LOC117401110 gene encoding pleckstrin homology domain-containing family A member 3-like isoform X2: MEGVLLKWTNYLSGWQPRYFVLDGTVLSYYDSQDDVGKASKGSIKMAVCEIKVHAADSTRLELMIPGEQYFYLQALNAAERQKWLVALGTAKACLADSRTKKEKELRDASQTLKGKMSELRLYCDLLLEQVQQIQQGAEAREGEGSPLPDTERMTEASSLLKQTCQQFVGALEDCMRLTSSRVPPELCQLSPPDSPAMMVSPERLHARRMRRSVSHTGVVTPERVSTVRDAREGQTVRRNLEEMVAHRTHRRLSQRCESQGLPDALTESPAASFQPADSPQGGDIVQNGTEQPPKTLQ, translated from the exons ATGGAAGGCGTGTTACTCAAATGGACCAACTATTTGTCTG GTTGGCAGCCCCGCTATTTCGTCCTGGATGGTACCGTCCTCTCGTACTACGATTCCCAGGATGACGTGGGGAAGGCCAGCAAAGGGAGCATCAAGATGGCCGTCTGCGAGATCAAAG TGCATGCCGCAGACAGCACACGTCTGGAGCTGATGATCCCTGGAGAGCAGTATTTTTACCTCCAGGCGCTGAACGCAGCGGAGAGGCAGAAGTGGCTGGTGGCTCTGGGCACTGCGAAGGCCTGCCTGGCTGACAGCAGGACCAAGAAGGAGAAAG AGCTGCGGGATGCCAGCCAGACTCTGAAGGGGAAGATGTCGGAGCTGCGGCTGTACTGTGACCTGCTGCTGGAGCAGGTGCAGCAGATCCAGCAGGGGGCAGAGGCCAGGGAGGGGGAGGGCTCCCCTCTCCCCGACACAGAG AGGATGACCGAAGCCTCCTCGCTACTCAAGCAGACGTGCCAGCAGTTTGTGGGCGCCCTCGAGGACTGCATGCGACTCACCAGCAGCCGTGTGCCCCCAGAACTGTGCCAGCTCTCCCCGCCGGACTCCCCGGCAATGATGGTGTCACCAGAGCGGCTTCACGCCCGACGG ATGAGACGCTCAGTAAGTCACACAGGAGTGGTTACACCTGAAAG GGTCTCGACTGTACGGGATGCCAGGGAGGGGCAGACCGTGAGGAGGAACCTGGAGGAAATGGTGGCTCACCGCACCCACCGGAGACTGAGCCAGCGGTGCGAGAGCCAGGGGCTGCCAGACGCACTGACCGAGAGCCCAGCCG CCAGCTTCCAGCCTGCGGACTCTCCACAAGGGGGCGACATTGTGCAGAACGGAACGGAGCAGCCCCCCAAGACTCTGCAGTAG
- the LOC117401110 gene encoding pleckstrin homology domain-containing family A member 3-like isoform X1 translates to MEGVLLKWTNYLSGWQPRYFVLDGTVLSYYDSQDDVGKASKGSIKMAVCEIKVHAADSTRLELMIPGEQYFYLQALNAAERQKWLVALGTAKACLADSRTKKEKELRDASQTLKGKMSELRLYCDLLLEQVQQIQQGAEAREGEGSPLPDTERMTEASSLLKQTCQQFVGALEDCMRLTSSRVPPELCQLSPPDSPAMMVSPERLHARRMRRSVSHTGVVTPERVSTVRDAREGQTVRRNLEEMVAHRTHRRLSQRCESQGLPDALTESPAEASFQPADSPQGGDIVQNGTEQPPKTLQ, encoded by the exons ATGGAAGGCGTGTTACTCAAATGGACCAACTATTTGTCTG GTTGGCAGCCCCGCTATTTCGTCCTGGATGGTACCGTCCTCTCGTACTACGATTCCCAGGATGACGTGGGGAAGGCCAGCAAAGGGAGCATCAAGATGGCCGTCTGCGAGATCAAAG TGCATGCCGCAGACAGCACACGTCTGGAGCTGATGATCCCTGGAGAGCAGTATTTTTACCTCCAGGCGCTGAACGCAGCGGAGAGGCAGAAGTGGCTGGTGGCTCTGGGCACTGCGAAGGCCTGCCTGGCTGACAGCAGGACCAAGAAGGAGAAAG AGCTGCGGGATGCCAGCCAGACTCTGAAGGGGAAGATGTCGGAGCTGCGGCTGTACTGTGACCTGCTGCTGGAGCAGGTGCAGCAGATCCAGCAGGGGGCAGAGGCCAGGGAGGGGGAGGGCTCCCCTCTCCCCGACACAGAG AGGATGACCGAAGCCTCCTCGCTACTCAAGCAGACGTGCCAGCAGTTTGTGGGCGCCCTCGAGGACTGCATGCGACTCACCAGCAGCCGTGTGCCCCCAGAACTGTGCCAGCTCTCCCCGCCGGACTCCCCGGCAATGATGGTGTCACCAGAGCGGCTTCACGCCCGACGG ATGAGACGCTCAGTAAGTCACACAGGAGTGGTTACACCTGAAAG GGTCTCGACTGTACGGGATGCCAGGGAGGGGCAGACCGTGAGGAGGAACCTGGAGGAAATGGTGGCTCACCGCACCCACCGGAGACTGAGCCAGCGGTGCGAGAGCCAGGGGCTGCCAGACGCACTGACCGAGAGCCCAGCCG aAGCCAGCTTCCAGCCTGCGGACTCTCCACAAGGGGGCGACATTGTGCAGAACGGAACGGAGCAGCCCCCCAAGACTCTGCAGTAG
- the LOC117966932 gene encoding transcription factor Sp7-like isoform X1 translates to MAASILEDEARYGSSPLAMLTATCNKFGVSSPVRDSATPGKTSDTTTNNNNPGKKPYSLNSDLQAPKNSRNSEGMGDSYPGSFSSGNGLLTPSGSPQASTAYGTDYNPFSHSFQPPPVSQDPSLLVSKAHTTADCLASVYTSLDVHPYGSWYKAGIHPSISPGSGNATSSWWDVHSNTNWLSAAQTQPDGLQPPQGSISPQLPSYSSEFTSLNPANPYSTVGLGSSSHLLPSGQHMLPQDMYKPKPVANSSLMETPIGLKTSRSYGGSTPGRSSCDCPNCQELERLGASAASLRKKPVHSCHIPGCGKVYGKASHLKAHLRWHTGERPFVCNWLFCGKRFTRSDELERHVRTHTREKKFTCQLCNKRFTRSDHLSKHQKTHTEADLQGKAGGEGEPEREEGAAAAAPQASSSPSSGMQDPNGDENTTSPEQGGGLLEI, encoded by the exons ATGGCAGCATCGATACTGGAG gATGAGGCTCGCTATGGATCCAGCCCTTTGGCTATGCTAACCGCGACCTGCAACAAATTCGGAGTCTCCAGCCCGGTGAGAGATTCAGCTACGCCCGGTAAAACAAGtgacaccaccaccaacaacaacaaccccGGGAAGAAGCCTTACAGCCTGAACTCCGACCTCCAGGCCCCTAAAAACAGCCGGAACTCCGAGGGAATGGGCGACTCCTACCCAGGGTCCTTCAGCAGCGGGAACGGGCTCCTGACCCCCTCAGGCAGCCCGCAAGCCTCCACGGCATACGGGACTGACTACAACCCTTTCTCTCACTCCTTCCAGCCGCCCCCCGTCTCCCAGGATCCCTCTCTCCTGGTCTCCAAGGCCCACACCACGGCCGACTGCCTGGCAAGCGTCTACACCTCCCTGGACGTGCACCCGTACGGCTCCTGGTACAAAGCCGGCATCCACCCTTCCATCTCCCCAGGCTCAGGCAATGCCACGTCCTCCTGGTGGGACGTCCACTCCAACACCAACTGGCTGAGCGCCGCGCAGACCCAACCGGATGGGCTGCAGCCCCCCCAGGGCTCCATCAGTCCCCAGCTGCCCAGCTACAGCTCCGAATTCACCTCCCTGAATCCTGCAAACCCCTACTCCACTGTGGGGCTGGGCAGTTCCTCTCACCTGCTGCCTTCCGGCCAGCACATGCTCCCCCAGGACATGTACAAGCCCAAACCGGTGGCCAACAGCTCCCTGATGGAGACTCCCATCGGGCTCAAAACTTCGCGCAGCTATGGGGGCTCAACGCCCGGCCGCTCCTCCTGCGACTGCCCCAACTGCCAGGAGCTGGAGAGGCTGGGGGCGTCAGCGGCCAGCCTCCGGAAGAAGCCAGTCCACAGCTGTCACATCCCCGGCTGTGGCAAGGTCTACGGCAAGGCGTCACACCTGAAGGCTCACCTGCGCTGGCACACGGGCGAGAGGCCCTTCGTCTGCAACTGGCTGTTCTGCGGGAAGCGCTTCACCCGCTCGGACGAGCTGGAGCGCCACGTGCGCACCCACACCCGGGAGAAGAAGTTCACCTGCCAACTCTGCAACAAGAGATTCACCCGCAGCGACCACCTCAGCAAGCACCAGAAGACCCACACCGAAGCGGATCTGCAGGGCAAggctgggggagagggggagcccgagagggaggagggagcagcggCTGCAGCCCCCCAAGCATCCTCGTCGCCCAGCAGTGGGATGCAAGACCCCAACGGGGATGAGAACACCACCAGCCCAGAGCAGGGAGGAGGGCTGCTGGAGATCTGA
- the LOC117966932 gene encoding transcription factor Sp7-like isoform X2, with protein sequence MLTATCNKFGVSSPVRDSATPGKTSDTTTNNNNPGKKPYSLNSDLQAPKNSRNSEGMGDSYPGSFSSGNGLLTPSGSPQASTAYGTDYNPFSHSFQPPPVSQDPSLLVSKAHTTADCLASVYTSLDVHPYGSWYKAGIHPSISPGSGNATSSWWDVHSNTNWLSAAQTQPDGLQPPQGSISPQLPSYSSEFTSLNPANPYSTVGLGSSSHLLPSGQHMLPQDMYKPKPVANSSLMETPIGLKTSRSYGGSTPGRSSCDCPNCQELERLGASAASLRKKPVHSCHIPGCGKVYGKASHLKAHLRWHTGERPFVCNWLFCGKRFTRSDELERHVRTHTREKKFTCQLCNKRFTRSDHLSKHQKTHTEADLQGKAGGEGEPEREEGAAAAAPQASSSPSSGMQDPNGDENTTSPEQGGGLLEI encoded by the coding sequence ATGCTAACCGCGACCTGCAACAAATTCGGAGTCTCCAGCCCGGTGAGAGATTCAGCTACGCCCGGTAAAACAAGtgacaccaccaccaacaacaacaaccccGGGAAGAAGCCTTACAGCCTGAACTCCGACCTCCAGGCCCCTAAAAACAGCCGGAACTCCGAGGGAATGGGCGACTCCTACCCAGGGTCCTTCAGCAGCGGGAACGGGCTCCTGACCCCCTCAGGCAGCCCGCAAGCCTCCACGGCATACGGGACTGACTACAACCCTTTCTCTCACTCCTTCCAGCCGCCCCCCGTCTCCCAGGATCCCTCTCTCCTGGTCTCCAAGGCCCACACCACGGCCGACTGCCTGGCAAGCGTCTACACCTCCCTGGACGTGCACCCGTACGGCTCCTGGTACAAAGCCGGCATCCACCCTTCCATCTCCCCAGGCTCAGGCAATGCCACGTCCTCCTGGTGGGACGTCCACTCCAACACCAACTGGCTGAGCGCCGCGCAGACCCAACCGGATGGGCTGCAGCCCCCCCAGGGCTCCATCAGTCCCCAGCTGCCCAGCTACAGCTCCGAATTCACCTCCCTGAATCCTGCAAACCCCTACTCCACTGTGGGGCTGGGCAGTTCCTCTCACCTGCTGCCTTCCGGCCAGCACATGCTCCCCCAGGACATGTACAAGCCCAAACCGGTGGCCAACAGCTCCCTGATGGAGACTCCCATCGGGCTCAAAACTTCGCGCAGCTATGGGGGCTCAACGCCCGGCCGCTCCTCCTGCGACTGCCCCAACTGCCAGGAGCTGGAGAGGCTGGGGGCGTCAGCGGCCAGCCTCCGGAAGAAGCCAGTCCACAGCTGTCACATCCCCGGCTGTGGCAAGGTCTACGGCAAGGCGTCACACCTGAAGGCTCACCTGCGCTGGCACACGGGCGAGAGGCCCTTCGTCTGCAACTGGCTGTTCTGCGGGAAGCGCTTCACCCGCTCGGACGAGCTGGAGCGCCACGTGCGCACCCACACCCGGGAGAAGAAGTTCACCTGCCAACTCTGCAACAAGAGATTCACCCGCAGCGACCACCTCAGCAAGCACCAGAAGACCCACACCGAAGCGGATCTGCAGGGCAAggctgggggagagggggagcccgagagggaggagggagcagcggCTGCAGCCCCCCAAGCATCCTCGTCGCCCAGCAGTGGGATGCAAGACCCCAACGGGGATGAGAACACCACCAGCCCAGAGCAGGGAGGAGGGCTGCTGGAGATCTGA